Proteins encoded by one window of Myxocyprinus asiaticus isolate MX2 ecotype Aquarium Trade chromosome 35, UBuf_Myxa_2, whole genome shotgun sequence:
- the LOC127426216 gene encoding protein Wnt-7a-like isoform X3: MVHAVVRILKWRTNWTSENMNIGSKEAAFTYAIVAAGVAHAITAACTQGTLSGCGCDKEKQGFYNQEEGWKWGGCSADIRYGLSFSKVFVDAREIKQNARTLMNLHNNEVGRKILEKNMRLECKCHGVSGSCTTKTCWTTLPKFRQLGYILKEKYNHAVHVEPVQASRNKRPTFLKIKKPYSYRKPMDTDLVYIEKSPNYCEADAVTGSMGTQGRICNKTAQQANGCDLMCCGRGYNTHQYSRVWQCNCKFLWCCYVKCNTCSERTEVYTCK, translated from the exons ATGGTACATGCAGTGGTGAGAATCCTGAAATGGAGGACAAACTGGACTTCAGAAAACATGAATATCG GCAGTAAAGAGGCTGCTTTCACCTACGCCATCGTCGCTGCTGGGGTTGCCCACGCCATCACAGCAGCCTGCACTCAGGGAACGCTGAGTGGATGTGGCTGTGACAAGGAGAAGCAGGGCTTTTACAACCAGGAGGAGGGCTGGAAGTGGGGTGGATGCTCGGCCGATATCCGCTACGGCCTGAGCTTCTCAAAGGTGTTTGTAGATGCACGAGAGATCAAGCAGAATGCCAGAACACTCATGAACCTCCATAACAATGAAGTGGGGCGCAAG ATCTTGGAAAAGAACATGCGGTTAGAGTGTAAATGTCATGGTGTTTCTGGGTCCTGCACCACTAAGACTTGCTGGACCACTCTCCCAAAGTTCCGCCAGCTGGGTTACATCCTCAAAGAGAAGTATAACCACGCCGTGCATGTGGAACCGGTCCAAGCCAGTCGGAACAAGAGACCTACCTTCCTGAAGATTAAAAAACCTTACTCATACCGGAAGCCCATGGACACTGATTTGGTGTACATCGAGAAGTCACCCAACTATTGTGAGGCAGATGCAGTGACGGGAAGCATGGGAACCCAGGGCAGGATCTGCAATAAGACTGCACAGCAGGCCAACGGCTGCGACCTAATGTGCTGTGGCCGAGGATATAACACACACCAGTACTCTCGTGTGTGGCAGTGCAACTGCAAGTTTCTTTGGTGTTGCTACGTCAAATGCAACACCTGCAGTGAAAGGACAGAAGTGTACACATGCAAGTGA
- the LOC127426216 gene encoding protein Wnt-7a-like isoform X2 codes for MEDKLDFRKHEYRGFSSVVALGASIICNKIPGLAPRQRTICQSRPDAIIVIGEGAQMGINECQFQFKNGRWNCSALGERTVFGKELKVGSKEAAFTYAIVAAGVAHAITAACTQGTLSGCGCDKEKQGFYNQEEGWKWGGCSADIRYGLSFSKVFVDAREIKQNARTLMNLHNNEVGRKILEKNMRLECKCHGVSGSCTTKTCWTTLPKFRQLGYILKEKYNHAVHVEPVQASRNKRPTFLKIKKPYSYRKPMDTDLVYIEKSPNYCEADAVTGSMGTQGRICNKTAQQANGCDLMCCGRGYNTHQYSRVWQCNCKFLWCCYVKCNTCSERTEVYTCK; via the exons ATGGAGGACAAACTGGACTTCAGAAAACATGAATATCG CGGCTTTTCCTCCGTGGTTGCGTTGGGAGCCAGTATTATCTGTAACAAAATTCCTGGTTTGGCCCCTCGTCAAAGGACTATCTGTCAAAGCCGACCTGACGCTATCATTGTCATTGGAGAAGGAGCACAAATGGGAATCAATGAGTGTCAGTTTCAATTCAAAAATGGAAGGTGGAACTGCTCAGCCCTCGGGGAGAGAACTGTCTTTGGAAAAGAGTTGAAAGTGG GCAGTAAAGAGGCTGCTTTCACCTACGCCATCGTCGCTGCTGGGGTTGCCCACGCCATCACAGCAGCCTGCACTCAGGGAACGCTGAGTGGATGTGGCTGTGACAAGGAGAAGCAGGGCTTTTACAACCAGGAGGAGGGCTGGAAGTGGGGTGGATGCTCGGCCGATATCCGCTACGGCCTGAGCTTCTCAAAGGTGTTTGTAGATGCACGAGAGATCAAGCAGAATGCCAGAACACTCATGAACCTCCATAACAATGAAGTGGGGCGCAAG ATCTTGGAAAAGAACATGCGGTTAGAGTGTAAATGTCATGGTGTTTCTGGGTCCTGCACCACTAAGACTTGCTGGACCACTCTCCCAAAGTTCCGCCAGCTGGGTTACATCCTCAAAGAGAAGTATAACCACGCCGTGCATGTGGAACCGGTCCAAGCCAGTCGGAACAAGAGACCTACCTTCCTGAAGATTAAAAAACCTTACTCATACCGGAAGCCCATGGACACTGATTTGGTGTACATCGAGAAGTCACCCAACTATTGTGAGGCAGATGCAGTGACGGGAAGCATGGGAACCCAGGGCAGGATCTGCAATAAGACTGCACAGCAGGCCAACGGCTGCGACCTAATGTGCTGTGGCCGAGGATATAACACACACCAGTACTCTCGTGTGTGGCAGTGCAACTGCAAGTTTCTTTGGTGTTGCTACGTCAAATGCAACACCTGCAGTGAAAGGACAGAAGTGTACACATGCAAGTGA
- the LOC127426216 gene encoding protein Wnt-7a-like isoform X1 has protein sequence MSRKTRRWIFHIFLCLGIIYLKIGGFSSVVALGASIICNKIPGLAPRQRTICQSRPDAIIVIGEGAQMGINECQFQFKNGRWNCSALGERTVFGKELKVGSKEAAFTYAIVAAGVAHAITAACTQGTLSGCGCDKEKQGFYNQEEGWKWGGCSADIRYGLSFSKVFVDAREIKQNARTLMNLHNNEVGRKILEKNMRLECKCHGVSGSCTTKTCWTTLPKFRQLGYILKEKYNHAVHVEPVQASRNKRPTFLKIKKPYSYRKPMDTDLVYIEKSPNYCEADAVTGSMGTQGRICNKTAQQANGCDLMCCGRGYNTHQYSRVWQCNCKFLWCCYVKCNTCSERTEVYTCK, from the exons ATGAGTAGGAAAACACGCCGCTGGATTTTTCACATTTTCCTCTGCTTGGGGATTATATATTTGAAGATTGG CGGCTTTTCCTCCGTGGTTGCGTTGGGAGCCAGTATTATCTGTAACAAAATTCCTGGTTTGGCCCCTCGTCAAAGGACTATCTGTCAAAGCCGACCTGACGCTATCATTGTCATTGGAGAAGGAGCACAAATGGGAATCAATGAGTGTCAGTTTCAATTCAAAAATGGAAGGTGGAACTGCTCAGCCCTCGGGGAGAGAACTGTCTTTGGAAAAGAGTTGAAAGTGG GCAGTAAAGAGGCTGCTTTCACCTACGCCATCGTCGCTGCTGGGGTTGCCCACGCCATCACAGCAGCCTGCACTCAGGGAACGCTGAGTGGATGTGGCTGTGACAAGGAGAAGCAGGGCTTTTACAACCAGGAGGAGGGCTGGAAGTGGGGTGGATGCTCGGCCGATATCCGCTACGGCCTGAGCTTCTCAAAGGTGTTTGTAGATGCACGAGAGATCAAGCAGAATGCCAGAACACTCATGAACCTCCATAACAATGAAGTGGGGCGCAAG ATCTTGGAAAAGAACATGCGGTTAGAGTGTAAATGTCATGGTGTTTCTGGGTCCTGCACCACTAAGACTTGCTGGACCACTCTCCCAAAGTTCCGCCAGCTGGGTTACATCCTCAAAGAGAAGTATAACCACGCCGTGCATGTGGAACCGGTCCAAGCCAGTCGGAACAAGAGACCTACCTTCCTGAAGATTAAAAAACCTTACTCATACCGGAAGCCCATGGACACTGATTTGGTGTACATCGAGAAGTCACCCAACTATTGTGAGGCAGATGCAGTGACGGGAAGCATGGGAACCCAGGGCAGGATCTGCAATAAGACTGCACAGCAGGCCAACGGCTGCGACCTAATGTGCTGTGGCCGAGGATATAACACACACCAGTACTCTCGTGTGTGGCAGTGCAACTGCAAGTTTCTTTGGTGTTGCTACGTCAAATGCAACACCTGCAGTGAAAGGACAGAAGTGTACACATGCAAGTGA